A genomic region of Deinococcus humi contains the following coding sequences:
- a CDS encoding adenylate kinase → MTQPKNKVVIFLGPPGAGKGTQAERLAAEQGLVKISTGDILRDHVGRGTELGQQIKPMLDAGHLVPDDILIALIRDRLADMEGVRVIFDGFPRTRAQAEELDVLLEEMGAPVNHVPLLEVPDELLIERIVERGRQATARGEAVRSDDTEEVARKRQDVFREQTQPLIDYYSARGHLKRVDGVGSMDEVYGRILEGMK, encoded by the coding sequence ATGACCCAACCGAAAAACAAAGTCGTTATTTTTCTGGGGCCACCCGGTGCCGGGAAGGGCACACAGGCCGAGCGTCTGGCCGCCGAACAGGGGCTGGTCAAGATCAGCACCGGGGATATCCTACGCGATCACGTGGGCCGCGGCACCGAACTGGGCCAGCAGATCAAGCCCATGCTGGACGCCGGGCACCTCGTTCCCGACGACATCCTGATCGCGTTGATCCGGGATCGTCTGGCCGACATGGAAGGCGTCCGCGTCATTTTCGATGGCTTCCCGCGCACCCGTGCCCAGGCTGAGGAACTGGACGTTCTGCTCGAGGAAATGGGCGCGCCGGTCAACCACGTCCCTCTGCTGGAAGTTCCCGACGAACTGCTGATCGAGCGCATTGTCGAGCGCGGGCGGCAGGCCACTGCGCGGGGCGAGGCCGTCCGTAGCGACGACACCGAGGAAGTAGCCCGCAAACGCCAGGACGTGTTTCGTGAGCAGACGCAGCCGCTGATTGACTATTACAGCGCCCGCGGTCACCTGAAGCGTGTGGACGGCGTGGGCAGCATGGATGAGGTGTACGGACGCATTCTGGAAGGGATGAAGTAA
- the secY gene encoding preprotein translocase subunit SecY → MLRAFRDAFRIPDLQRKIVFTLLLLAVYRLGSAIPTPGVNTAALSNATSGGLFGLISMISGGNLSQFSIFALGVLPYITASIVIQLMTTTIPALEKLSKEGEEGRKKINQFTRYSAVGLGAVQALFFSLFVTSNPAYVAVGWTPGLFTVLVMVLTQVAGIAFTMWIGERITEVGVGNGISLIITAGIIAAYPREIAATAQLFRTDQVQLLSLLAFIAIILVTIAGIVYVYQGERRVPVTYARARGGAPAAAAGSASTGRGAGQATWLPIKVNQAGVIPVIFASAMLIIPNLIASATATRAPGVNAWISSNLVFGQPLYILLEAALIFGFTYLYNSVQFDPKRIAEQLREAGGFIPGVRPGTPTSEYLGSISSRLSLWGAIFLVVLTIIPQIVQRVTGITTFQFSGTGLLIIVGVALETLKQLEAQLTVRRYDGFISKGRIRGRLNN, encoded by the coding sequence ATGCTGCGCGCCTTCCGCGACGCGTTCCGGATACCGGATCTCCAGCGGAAGATTGTCTTCACCCTGCTGCTGCTGGCGGTGTACCGCCTGGGGAGCGCCATTCCCACCCCAGGTGTCAATACCGCCGCGCTGAGCAACGCCACCTCGGGTGGCTTGTTTGGTTTGATCAGCATGATCTCGGGAGGCAATCTCTCGCAGTTCTCGATCTTCGCGCTGGGGGTGTTGCCGTACATCACGGCCAGCATCGTGATCCAGCTGATGACCACCACCATCCCGGCCCTGGAGAAACTGTCCAAGGAAGGGGAGGAGGGGCGCAAGAAGATCAACCAGTTCACCCGCTACTCGGCGGTGGGCCTGGGCGCGGTGCAGGCGCTGTTCTTCTCGCTGTTCGTGACCAGCAACCCGGCGTACGTCGCCGTGGGCTGGACACCGGGCCTGTTCACGGTGCTGGTGATGGTGCTGACCCAGGTGGCGGGCATCGCCTTCACCATGTGGATCGGCGAGCGCATTACCGAAGTGGGCGTGGGCAACGGCATCTCGCTGATCATCACGGCGGGCATCATCGCGGCGTATCCGCGTGAGATCGCGGCCACCGCGCAACTGTTCCGCACCGATCAGGTGCAGTTGCTCTCCCTGCTGGCATTCATCGCGATCATTTTGGTAACCATCGCGGGCATCGTGTACGTGTATCAGGGAGAGCGGCGTGTGCCGGTCACCTACGCGCGGGCGCGGGGTGGGGCCCCCGCCGCCGCTGCCGGTTCGGCTTCAACTGGACGCGGTGCGGGGCAGGCCACCTGGCTGCCGATCAAGGTCAACCAGGCCGGGGTCATTCCGGTGATCTTCGCCAGCGCCATGCTGATCATTCCCAACCTGATCGCGAGCGCCACGGCGACCCGCGCTCCCGGCGTGAATGCCTGGATCAGCTCCAATCTGGTCTTCGGGCAGCCCCTATACATCCTGCTGGAAGCGGCGCTGATCTTCGGCTTCACGTACCTGTACAACAGCGTGCAGTTCGATCCCAAGCGTATTGCCGAGCAACTCCGCGAGGCCGGGGGATTCATTCCTGGCGTCCGGCCCGGCACGCCCACCAGTGAGTACCTGGGCAGCATCAGCAGTCGCCTGAGCCTGTGGGGCGCGATCTTCCTGGTGGTGCTGACCATCATCCCGCAGATCGTGCAGCGCGTCACTGGGATTACCACTTTCCAGTTCTCGGGAACGGGTCTGCTGATCATCGTGGGTGTGGCGCTCGAAACCCTCAAGCAACTCGAGGCCCAGCTGACTGTGCGCCGTTACGACGGTTTCATCAGCAAGGGACGCATCCGCGGACGCCTGAACAATTGA
- the rplO gene encoding 50S ribosomal protein L15, whose amino-acid sequence MKLHDLKPAEGSRKDRKRVGRGPGGTDKTAGRGHKGQKSRSGAGKGPFFEGGRSTLISRLPKRGFNNVGTTYEIVKLSQLSEIEGTDTFDRDVLELVGLVRRKNRPVKLLASGELTRAVTVHVDAASEAAIKAVEAAGGSVVLPAPKPAAPSKEDRAAARAAKQAG is encoded by the coding sequence ATGAAGCTCCACGACTTGAAGCCCGCCGAGGGCAGCCGTAAAGATCGCAAGCGCGTGGGTCGCGGCCCGGGCGGCACCGACAAGACCGCCGGCCGCGGCCATAAGGGCCAGAAGTCGCGCAGCGGCGCGGGCAAGGGACCCTTTTTCGAGGGTGGCCGCAGCACGCTGATCAGCCGCCTGCCCAAGCGCGGGTTCAACAACGTCGGCACCACCTACGAAATCGTCAAGCTCTCGCAGCTGAGCGAGATCGAAGGAACCGATACCTTTGACCGCGACGTGCTGGAACTTGTCGGTCTGGTGCGCCGCAAGAACCGCCCGGTCAAGCTGCTCGCCAGCGGTGAGCTGACCCGCGCCGTAACCGTGCACGTGGACGCCGCCAGCGAGGCGGCCATCAAGGCCGTCGAGGCTGCGGGCGGCAGCGTCGTGCTGCCTGCGCCCAAGCCTGCGGCTCCCAGCAAGGAAGACCGCGCCGCCGCCCGCGCCGCCAAGCAGGCCGGATAA
- the rpmD gene encoding 50S ribosomal protein L30, translated as MKITLKRSVIGRPQNQVDTVKALGLRRIGDSREVSDTPALRGMVRTVQHLLEVEA; from the coding sequence ATCAAAATCACCCTCAAGCGCAGCGTGATCGGCCGTCCCCAGAACCAGGTGGACACCGTCAAGGCGCTGGGCCTGAGGCGCATCGGCGACAGCCGTGAGGTCAGCGACACCCCCGCCCTGCGCGGAATGGTGCGGACCGTTCAGCATCTGCTGGAGGTGGAAGCATGA
- the rpsE gene encoding 30S ribosomal protein S5: MTFNRRNDRNADRESSEFEEKMLFVNRTSKTYQGGRRFRFAALVILGDRNGRVGMGIGKAKEVPVAIEKAKSIARKNMISVPVENGTIPHDIVGVNSTSQVLLKPAGPGTGVIAGTVPRSIAELAGITNLLSKELGSRNKVNVAYAVFDGLKNLRTAKQVRTLRGTDVTRTAQPVQTAAAQSATSQGGAAEAGGAQ, encoded by the coding sequence TTGACTTTTAATCGTAGAAACGACCGCAACGCGGACCGCGAGAGCAGCGAATTCGAAGAAAAGATGCTCTTCGTCAACCGCACCTCCAAGACCTATCAGGGTGGACGCCGCTTCCGCTTCGCCGCGCTGGTGATCCTGGGTGACCGCAACGGTCGCGTCGGCATGGGCATTGGCAAGGCCAAGGAAGTGCCGGTGGCCATCGAGAAGGCCAAGAGCATTGCACGCAAGAACATGATCAGCGTGCCGGTGGAAAACGGCACCATCCCGCACGACATCGTGGGCGTCAACAGCACGTCGCAGGTGCTGCTCAAGCCTGCCGGCCCTGGTACGGGCGTGATTGCCGGAACCGTGCCCCGCTCGATTGCCGAACTGGCAGGCATCACCAACCTGTTGTCCAAGGAACTGGGAAGCCGCAACAAGGTCAACGTGGCCTACGCCGTGTTCGACGGCCTGAAGAACCTGCGGACCGCCAAGCAGGTGCGGACACTGCGTGGCACCGACGTGACCCGCACTGCTCAGCCTGTGCAGACCGCTGCCGCACAGTCGGCCACCAGCCAGGGTGGAGCGGCTGAAGCTGGAGGTGCCCAGTAA
- the rplR gene encoding 50S ribosomal protein L18, protein MAAQNTVRRKLRARRKVRTAAGERPRLSVFRSSKHIYAQIIDDVSGTTLAAASSAKLKSGTKSDTAAAVGKALAEAAAEKGVKQVVFDRGQYRYHGRVKALADAAREGGLDF, encoded by the coding sequence ATGGCCGCTCAAAATACTGTCCGCCGCAAGCTGCGCGCCCGCCGCAAGGTTCGCACCGCCGCCGGGGAGCGCCCGCGCCTGAGCGTGTTCCGCTCCAGCAAGCACATCTACGCCCAGATCATTGACGACGTCAGTGGCACCACCCTGGCCGCCGCCAGCAGCGCCAAGCTCAAGAGCGGCACCAAGTCCGACACGGCCGCCGCTGTGGGCAAGGCCTTGGCCGAAGCTGCCGCCGAGAAAGGCGTCAAGCAGGTGGTCTTTGACCGTGGGCAGTACCGTTACCACGGACGCGTGAAGGCGCTCGCAGATGCGGCGCGGGAGGGTGGCCTTGACTTTTAA
- the rplF gene encoding 50S ribosomal protein L6: MSRIGKSPIPMPSGVTYSADGGVFKVKGPKGELSVPFNKELSIKQDGDQLLVERPSDAQRHRALHGLTRSLVFNAVKGVSDGFTINLELRGVGYRARLNGRALELTIGYSHPVVIQPPEGVSFTVPEPTKIDVSGIDKQLVGQVAANVRKVRKPDAYHGKGVRFLGEKIALKAGKAGATGGKGKK, from the coding sequence ATGTCCCGAATTGGTAAATCTCCTATCCCCATGCCCAGCGGCGTGACCTACAGCGCCGATGGCGGCGTGTTTAAGGTCAAGGGCCCCAAAGGCGAACTGAGCGTCCCCTTCAACAAGGAACTAAGCATTAAGCAGGACGGCGATCAGCTTCTGGTCGAGCGCCCTAGCGATGCCCAGCGTCACCGTGCGCTGCACGGCCTGACCCGCAGCCTGGTCTTTAACGCGGTCAAGGGCGTCAGCGACGGCTTCACGATCAACCTGGAACTGCGCGGCGTCGGTTACCGCGCCAGGCTGAACGGCCGGGCGCTGGAGCTGACCATCGGCTACAGCCATCCTGTGGTGATTCAGCCGCCCGAAGGCGTGAGCTTCACCGTGCCGGAACCCACCAAGATCGACGTGAGCGGCATCGACAAGCAGCTCGTCGGCCAGGTGGCCGCCAACGTCCGCAAGGTCCGCAAGCCCGACGCCTACCACGGCAAGGGTGTGCGCTTCCTTGGCGAGAAGATTGCCCTGAAGGCCGGTAAAGCTGGCGCCACGGGCGGGAAAGGGAAGAAATAA
- the rpsH gene encoding 30S ribosomal protein S8 yields MLSDPIADMLTRIRNATRTFKETVDIPASKFKEELAKLLVKEGYVASYERLVPEGQKFDVLRLTLKYGQKREQVIKHIERISRPGRRAYVSVENLPRIQRGLGLAVVSTSRGLLPDREARKQGVGGEVVCVLW; encoded by the coding sequence ATGCTGAGTGATCCTATCGCTGACATGCTCACGCGCATTCGCAACGCGACGCGCACATTCAAGGAGACCGTGGACATCCCGGCCTCCAAGTTCAAGGAAGAACTGGCCAAGCTGCTGGTCAAGGAAGGCTACGTGGCTTCCTACGAGCGTCTGGTCCCCGAGGGCCAGAAGTTTGATGTTCTGCGCTTGACCCTCAAGTACGGTCAGAAGCGCGAGCAGGTCATCAAGCACATCGAGCGCATCTCCCGCCCGGGCCGCCGCGCCTACGTGAGCGTTGAGAACCTACCCCGCATCCAGCGTGGCCTGGGTCTGGCCGTGGTATCCACCTCACGTGGTCTGCTGCCTGACCGCGAAGCGCGCAAGCAGGGCGTGGGCGGCGAAGTCGTCTGCGTGCTGTGGTAA
- a CDS encoding type Z 30S ribosomal protein S14, translating into MANTSKVVKAARGHKFAVQNYSRCSRCGRARGYYRFFGMCRICIREMAHKGELPGVKKASW; encoded by the coding sequence ATGGCGAATACCTCCAAAGTTGTCAAGGCGGCGCGCGGCCACAAGTTTGCCGTGCAGAACTACAGCCGCTGCTCGCGCTGCGGCCGTGCCCGTGGTTACTACCGTTTCTTCGGCATGTGCCGCATCTGCATCCGCGAGATGGCGCACAAGGGCGAGCTGCCCGGCGTGAAGAAAGCGAGCTGGTAA
- the rplE gene encoding 50S ribosomal protein L5 yields the protein MQQLKSKYNETVKPAMMQQFGYSSVMAVPRIEKIVINEGLGSSKEDSKAIDKAAKELGLITLQKPIVTKAKKSISNFKLRQGMPVGIKVTLRGERMYVFLEKLINIGLPRIRDFRGINPNAFDGRGNYNLGIKEQLIFPEITYDMVDKVRGMDITIVTSAKTDEEARALLQGLGLPFRK from the coding sequence ATGCAACAGCTCAAATCGAAATACAACGAAACGGTCAAGCCTGCGATGATGCAGCAGTTCGGCTATTCCTCCGTGATGGCCGTGCCGCGTATCGAGAAGATCGTGATCAACGAGGGCCTGGGCAGCAGCAAGGAAGACAGCAAGGCGATCGACAAGGCCGCCAAAGAGCTGGGCCTGATCACGCTGCAAAAGCCCATCGTCACCAAGGCCAAGAAGAGCATCTCCAATTTCAAGCTGCGTCAGGGGATGCCCGTGGGCATCAAGGTCACGCTGCGCGGTGAGCGCATGTACGTGTTCCTGGAGAAGCTGATCAACATCGGCTTGCCCCGTATCCGCGATTTCCGTGGGATCAACCCCAACGCCTTCGATGGCCGCGGAAACTACAACCTCGGGATCAAAGAGCAGCTGATTTTCCCCGAAATCACCTACGACATGGTCGACAAGGTGCGCGGCATGGACATCACCATCGTGACCTCCGCGAAAACCGACGAAGAAGCCCGCGCCCTGCTCCAGGGACTGGGCCTGCCCTTCCGCAAGTAA
- the rplX gene encoding 50S ribosomal protein L24, which translates to MPRPSAGSHHNDKLHVKKGDNVIVLSGKHKGQTGKVLLALPRDQKVVVEGVNMITKNVKPSAGNPNGGQEQRELALHASKVSIVDPETGKATRVRKQIVDGKKVRVAVASGKNID; encoded by the coding sequence ATGCCCCGTCCAAGTGCTGGAAGCCACCACAACGACAAGTTGCATGTCAAGAAGGGCGACAACGTGATCGTCCTGAGCGGCAAGCACAAGGGCCAGACCGGCAAGGTGCTGCTGGCGCTGCCCCGTGACCAGAAGGTCGTCGTGGAAGGCGTCAACATGATCACCAAGAACGTCAAGCCCAGCGCGGGTAACCCCAACGGCGGCCAGGAACAGCGCGAGCTGGCCCTGCACGCCAGCAAGGTTTCCATCGTGGACCCCGAAACCGGGAAGGCCACCCGCGTTCGCAAGCAGATCGTGGACGGCAAGAAAGTCCGCGTGGCCGTCGCGAGCGGCAAGAACATCGACTGA
- the rplN gene encoding 50S ribosomal protein L14: MIQTQSRLDVADNSGAREIMCIRVLNSGIGGKGLTSGGGGNKKFAHVGDIIVASVKDSAPRGAVKSGDVVKAVIVRTAHAVKRADGSTIRFDKNAAVIINNQGEPRGTRVFGPVARELRDRRFMKIVSLAPEVL; the protein is encoded by the coding sequence ATGATTCAGACCCAATCCCGTCTGGACGTGGCCGACAACAGCGGCGCGCGCGAGATCATGTGCATCCGTGTGCTGAACTCCGGCATCGGTGGCAAGGGCCTGACCTCCGGCGGCGGCGGCAACAAGAAGTTCGCGCACGTCGGTGACATCATCGTCGCCAGCGTCAAGGACTCTGCCCCCCGCGGCGCCGTCAAGTCCGGCGACGTGGTCAAGGCCGTGATCGTGCGCACCGCCCACGCTGTCAAGCGTGCCGACGGCAGCACCATCCGCTTTGACAAGAACGCCGCCGTCATCATCAACAATCAGGGCGAGCCGCGCGGTACCCGCGTCTTCGGGCCAGTGGCCCGCGAGCTGCGTGACCGCCGCTTTATGAAGATCGTTTCCCTGGCCCCGGAGGTGCTGTAA
- the rpsQ gene encoding 30S ribosomal protein S17, producing the protein MKKTFTGVVVSDKADKTVSVKVERRFAHPLYGKVVTRSTKYAAHDETNEYKLGDRVEIIAVRPISKTKTWKVTRLIERPRGIETTAVETEMAGGEA; encoded by the coding sequence ATGAAGAAGACCTTTACCGGCGTCGTCGTCAGCGACAAGGCCGACAAGACCGTCAGCGTCAAGGTCGAGCGCCGCTTCGCCCACCCGCTGTACGGCAAGGTTGTCACGCGCAGCACCAAGTACGCCGCGCACGACGAGACCAATGAATACAAGCTGGGTGATCGCGTGGAGATCATCGCCGTGCGCCCCATCTCCAAGACCAAGACCTGGAAGGTCACGCGCCTGATCGAGCGCCCGCGTGGCATCGAGACCACCGCCGTGGAAACCGAAATGGCCGGGGGTGAGGCATGA
- the rpmC gene encoding 50S ribosomal protein L29, whose amino-acid sequence MKPSEMRELGADKFASEIESRKKELMELRFQAAMGNLAQPHRVTQLRREVAQLNTIRHEQARKQGEQA is encoded by the coding sequence ATGAAGCCCAGTGAGATGCGCGAACTGGGGGCCGACAAGTTCGCCTCCGAGATCGAGTCCCGCAAGAAAGAACTGATGGAGCTGCGCTTCCAGGCGGCCATGGGCAACCTGGCCCAGCCGCACCGCGTCACGCAGCTCCGCCGCGAAGTGGCCCAGCTCAACACCATCCGGCATGAGCAGGCCCGCAAGCAGGGAGAGCAGGCATGA